A region from the Pseudonocardia petroleophila genome encodes:
- a CDS encoding aconitate hydratase: protein MASTDSFGARGTIQAGGAEHEIFRLSAVEGSEKLPFSLKVLLENLLRTEDGANVTADHIRALAGWDPSAEPDTEIQFTPARVIMQDFTGVPCVVDLATMREAVTELGGDPSKVNPLAPAELVIDHSVIIDVFGTPDAFERNVDYEYSRNKERYQFLRWGQGAFDEFKVVPPGTGIVHQVNIEHLARVVMTRGGQAYPDTLVGTDSHTTMVNGLGVLGWGVGGIEAEAAMLGQPVSMLIPKVVGFKLVGEIPAGATATDVVLTITEMLRRHGVVGKFVEFYGEGVGAVPLANRATIGNMSPEFGSTAAIFPIDDETIRYMKLTGRPAEQLELTEAYAREQGLWHDPSREPVFSETLELDLSTVVPSIAGPKRPQDRIELTDAKSAFRKSIHDYVGGEAAAPETKVDESVEESFPASDSPSLSFADDDAEKPVVFSAADGCEGRPTKPTTVRSESRGEFVLDHGAVVIASITSCTNTSNPSVMLGAALLAKNAVDRGLTVKPWVKTSMAPGSKVVTDYYEKAGLWPYLEKLGYHLVGYGCTTCIGNSGPLSDEISAAVNEADLTVVSVLSGNRNFEGRINPDVKMNYLASPPLVIAYALAGTMDFDFENQPLGTSPDGTDVYLRDIWPSATDVQKTIDDSISQEMFTKDYADVFAGDERWKSLPTPEGKTFDWDPQSTYVRKPPYFEGMDTEPSPVTDISGARVLALLGDSVTTDHISPAGAIKPGTPAAQYLTDNGVDRKDFNSFGSRRGNHEVMIRGTFANIRLKNQLLDDVSGGYTRDFTQDDAPQAFIYDAAQNYAAAGTPLVVLGGKEYGSGSSRDWAAKGTALLGVRAVIVESFERIHRSNLIGMGVIPLQFPAGESASSLHLDGTETFDIAGITALNDGSTPRTVAVTATKADGSTVEFDAVVRIDTPGEADYYRNGGILQYVLRGMLRS from the coding sequence GTGGCCAGCACCGACAGCTTCGGAGCGAGAGGGACCATCCAGGCCGGCGGCGCCGAGCACGAGATCTTCCGGCTCTCCGCCGTCGAGGGGTCCGAGAAGCTCCCGTTCAGCCTCAAGGTGCTGCTGGAGAACCTGCTCCGCACCGAGGACGGCGCCAACGTCACCGCCGACCACATCCGCGCGCTCGCCGGGTGGGACCCGTCGGCCGAGCCGGACACCGAGATCCAGTTCACCCCGGCCCGGGTGATCATGCAGGACTTCACCGGCGTGCCGTGCGTCGTCGACCTCGCGACCATGCGCGAGGCCGTCACCGAGCTGGGCGGGGACCCGTCGAAGGTCAACCCGCTCGCCCCCGCCGAGCTGGTCATCGACCACTCGGTGATCATCGACGTCTTCGGCACCCCGGACGCGTTCGAGCGCAACGTCGACTACGAGTACAGCCGCAACAAGGAGCGCTACCAGTTCCTGCGCTGGGGCCAGGGCGCCTTCGACGAGTTCAAGGTCGTCCCGCCCGGCACCGGCATCGTGCACCAGGTCAACATCGAGCACCTCGCGCGCGTCGTCATGACCCGGGGCGGCCAGGCCTATCCCGACACGCTCGTCGGCACCGACTCGCACACCACGATGGTCAACGGCCTGGGCGTGCTGGGCTGGGGCGTCGGCGGCATCGAGGCCGAGGCGGCCATGCTCGGCCAGCCCGTCTCGATGCTCATCCCGAAGGTCGTCGGGTTCAAGCTCGTCGGCGAGATCCCGGCCGGGGCCACCGCCACCGACGTCGTGCTGACGATCACCGAGATGCTGCGGCGCCACGGCGTCGTCGGCAAGTTCGTGGAGTTCTACGGCGAGGGCGTCGGCGCGGTGCCGCTGGCCAACCGCGCCACCATCGGCAACATGAGCCCCGAGTTCGGCTCCACCGCCGCGATCTTCCCGATCGACGACGAGACCATCCGCTACATGAAGCTGACCGGCCGCCCCGCCGAGCAGCTCGAGCTGACCGAGGCCTACGCCCGGGAGCAGGGCCTCTGGCACGACCCGAGCCGCGAGCCGGTGTTCTCCGAGACCCTCGAGCTCGACCTGTCCACGGTCGTCCCGTCGATCGCCGGCCCGAAGCGCCCGCAGGACCGCATCGAGCTCACCGACGCCAAGTCGGCGTTCCGCAAGTCGATCCACGACTACGTCGGCGGCGAGGCCGCCGCGCCGGAGACGAAGGTCGACGAGTCGGTCGAGGAGTCCTTCCCCGCGAGCGACTCCCCCAGCCTGTCCTTCGCCGACGACGACGCCGAGAAGCCCGTCGTGTTCTCCGCGGCCGACGGCTGCGAGGGCCGCCCGACCAAGCCCACCACCGTGCGCTCGGAGAGCCGCGGCGAGTTCGTGCTCGACCACGGCGCCGTCGTGATCGCCTCGATCACCAGCTGCACCAACACCTCGAACCCGTCGGTGATGCTCGGCGCGGCGCTGCTGGCCAAGAACGCCGTCGACCGCGGGCTGACCGTCAAGCCGTGGGTGAAGACGTCGATGGCCCCCGGGTCGAAGGTCGTCACCGACTACTACGAGAAGGCCGGACTCTGGCCGTACCTGGAGAAGCTGGGCTACCACCTCGTCGGCTACGGGTGCACCACCTGCATCGGCAACTCCGGCCCGCTCTCCGACGAGATCTCGGCCGCGGTCAACGAGGCCGACCTCACCGTGGTCTCGGTGCTCTCGGGCAACCGCAACTTCGAGGGCCGGATCAACCCGGACGTCAAGATGAACTACCTGGCCTCGCCGCCGCTGGTCATCGCCTACGCCCTCGCGGGCACGATGGACTTCGACTTCGAGAACCAGCCGCTGGGCACCTCCCCCGACGGCACCGACGTGTACCTGCGCGACATCTGGCCGTCGGCGACCGACGTCCAGAAGACGATCGACGACTCGATCAGCCAGGAGATGTTCACCAAGGACTACGCCGACGTCTTCGCGGGCGACGAGCGCTGGAAGTCGCTGCCCACGCCGGAGGGCAAGACCTTCGACTGGGACCCGCAGTCGACCTACGTGCGCAAGCCCCCGTACTTCGAGGGCATGGACACCGAGCCCTCGCCGGTCACCGACATCTCCGGGGCCCGCGTGCTCGCGCTGCTGGGCGACTCGGTCACCACCGACCACATCTCCCCGGCCGGCGCCATCAAGCCCGGCACGCCGGCCGCCCAGTACCTCACGGACAACGGCGTGGACAGGAAGGACTTCAACTCCTTCGGCTCCCGCCGCGGCAACCACGAGGTGATGATCCGCGGGACGTTCGCGAACATCCGGCTGAAGAACCAGCTGCTCGACGACGTGAGCGGCGGCTACACCCGCGACTTCACCCAGGACGACGCCCCGCAGGCGTTCATCTACGACGCCGCGCAGAACTACGCCGCGGCCGGCACCCCGCTGGTGGTGCTCGGGGGCAAGGAGTACGGCTCGGGCAGCTCGCGCGACTGGGCGGCGAAGGGCACCGCGCTCCTGGGCGTCCGCGCCGTGATCGTGGAGTCCTTCGAGCGCATCCACCGGTCGAACCTGATCGGCATGGGCGTCATCCCGCTGCAGTTCCCGGCGGGCGAGTCGGCGTCGTCGCTGCACCTGGACGGCACCGAGACCTTCGACATCGCGGGCATCACCGCGCTGAACGACGGCTCCACACCCCGCACCGTCGCCGTGACGGCCACGAAGGCCGACGGTTCGACCGTCGAGTTCGACGCGGTCGTCCGCATCGACACCCCCGGCGAGGCGGACTACTACCGCAACGGCGGGATCCTGCAGTACGTGCTGCGCGGCATGCTGCGCAGCTAG
- a CDS encoding C40 family peptidase, translating to MRGSVRVVVVLLLVALLGGTSPAFAQPPPPPPNPTDDELSSSQQAVQERAGQVGALTNRLAELDAQTDDLQAELAGQRENAEAALVDLEAAEGAADEAGRRAEDARVATDAATVAIDQARARLDDFVTATYQEGLDTGPLGLLTSSETPEELVARAEFTDLLARAQLAAQDGLERARVDKANADSTARAQLEEAQDREAEAARAKESADAAYAAADQAARAQAEQLAAVQAERAQVQALLDAAESSDAGLRDQRARYDEWQRVLAEQEAERQRAERQAAAAREEASSSVAAPPRAGAGSVQRVIDRAVSQIGVQYVWGGGNGRGATTGIPGPAGDPGNRVGFDCSGLMLYAFNGAGVSLPRVSRNQFNAGRKVPISQLQPGDMVFYRKGRAPIHHVAMYIGDDRMIEAPYTGSEVRIVPLRRKDLVPEATRVL from the coding sequence GTGCGCGGATCCGTGCGGGTGGTCGTGGTGCTGCTGCTCGTCGCGCTGCTCGGCGGGACGTCCCCGGCGTTCGCCCAGCCGCCGCCCCCGCCGCCCAACCCCACCGACGACGAGCTGAGCTCCAGCCAGCAGGCGGTGCAGGAGCGCGCGGGCCAGGTCGGCGCGCTCACCAACCGCCTCGCCGAGCTCGACGCGCAGACCGACGACCTGCAGGCGGAGCTGGCCGGGCAGCGGGAGAACGCCGAGGCCGCGCTCGTCGACCTCGAGGCCGCGGAGGGGGCGGCCGACGAGGCCGGTCGGCGGGCCGAGGACGCGCGCGTCGCCACCGACGCGGCGACCGTCGCCATCGACCAGGCCCGGGCCCGCCTCGACGACTTCGTCACCGCGACCTACCAGGAGGGCCTCGACACCGGCCCGCTCGGCCTGCTGACCTCGTCGGAGACCCCCGAGGAGCTCGTCGCCAGGGCGGAGTTCACCGATCTCCTCGCCCGCGCCCAGCTCGCCGCGCAGGACGGGCTGGAGCGCGCGCGCGTCGACAAGGCCAACGCCGACTCGACCGCCCGCGCCCAGCTGGAGGAGGCGCAGGACCGCGAGGCCGAGGCCGCGCGGGCCAAGGAGAGCGCCGACGCCGCGTACGCCGCAGCCGACCAGGCGGCGCGCGCCCAGGCCGAGCAGCTGGCCGCCGTGCAGGCCGAGCGCGCCCAGGTCCAGGCGCTGCTCGACGCCGCCGAGTCCTCCGACGCCGGGCTGCGCGACCAGCGCGCCCGGTACGACGAGTGGCAGCGGGTCCTCGCCGAGCAGGAGGCGGAGCGGCAGCGCGCCGAGCGGCAGGCCGCGGCGGCGCGGGAGGAGGCGTCGTCCTCGGTCGCCGCCCCGCCGCGCGCGGGCGCGGGATCGGTGCAGCGGGTGATCGACCGGGCGGTGTCGCAGATCGGGGTGCAGTACGTGTGGGGCGGCGGCAACGGCCGCGGCGCCACCACCGGGATCCCCGGTCCGGCGGGCGACCCGGGCAACCGCGTCGGCTTCGACTGCTCGGGCCTCATGCTCTACGCCTTCAACGGCGCGGGCGTGTCGCTGCCGCGGGTGAGCCGCAACCAGTTCAACGCGGGCCGCAAGGTTCCGATCTCGCAGCTGCAGCCCGGCGACATGGTCTTCTACCGGAAGGGCCGCGCGCCGATCCACCACGTCGCCATGTACATCGGCGACGACCGGATGATCGAGGCCCCCTACACCGGGTCCGAGGTCCGGATCGTGCCGCTGCGCCGCAAGGACCTGGTGCCCGAGGCGACCCGGGTGCTGTAG
- a CDS encoding sugar phosphate nucleotidyltransferase, whose product MKVVLFCGGYGMRMRDGVSDLPKPMHRVGPRPLIWHVMRYYAHFGHTDFVLCMGYGAEHIKEYFLNYSETASNDFVLNGGRVELLGSDIQDWTITFAHTGLDSPIGERLRRVREHVAGEEMFLANYADVLTDLDLDTMVADFAASDAVGRLLAVPPQPAFHCVGIGEDDRITAISPLQEMPLWENGGYFVLRPDIFDYLPEGGDLIADACTPLAREGRMTAHRHRGFWQSADTAKERNALEQAYQSGHRPWMLWENAPRIPVQV is encoded by the coding sequence GTGAAGGTCGTCCTGTTCTGCGGCGGTTACGGCATGCGGATGCGTGACGGGGTGTCGGACCTGCCCAAGCCGATGCACCGGGTCGGGCCGCGGCCCCTGATCTGGCACGTCATGCGCTACTACGCCCACTTCGGGCACACCGACTTCGTGCTCTGCATGGGCTACGGCGCCGAGCACATCAAGGAGTACTTCCTCAACTACTCCGAGACCGCGTCGAACGACTTCGTGCTCAACGGCGGGCGCGTGGAGCTGCTCGGGTCCGACATCCAGGACTGGACGATCACCTTCGCCCACACCGGCCTGGACTCCCCGATCGGCGAGCGGCTGCGCCGCGTGCGCGAGCACGTCGCGGGCGAGGAGATGTTCCTGGCCAACTACGCCGACGTCCTCACCGACCTCGACCTGGACACGATGGTCGCGGACTTCGCCGCCTCCGACGCCGTCGGCCGGCTCCTCGCCGTCCCGCCGCAGCCCGCGTTCCACTGCGTCGGGATCGGCGAGGACGACCGGATCACCGCCATCAGCCCGCTGCAGGAGATGCCGCTGTGGGAGAACGGCGGCTACTTCGTGCTGCGCCCGGACATCTTCGACTACCTCCCCGAGGGCGGCGACCTCATCGCCGACGCCTGCACCCCGCTGGCCAGGGAGGGCCGGATGACCGCGCACCGCCACCGCGGGTTCTGGCAGTCGGCGGACACGGCGAAGGAGCGCAACGCCCTGGAGCAGGCCTACCAGTCCGGTCACCGGCCGTGGATGCTGTGGGAGAACGCGCCGCGCATCCCGGTCCAGGTCTAG
- a CDS encoding AAA family ATPase translates to MTAPDPAPTSPAHEGERLERVVLEIKRVIVGQDRLVERMLVGLLAKGHLLLEGVPGVAKTLAVETVAKVVGGSFSRLQFTPDLVPADILGTRIYRQGREEFDVELGPVVANFVLADEINRAPAKVQSAMLEVMAERHLSIGGKTFPMPDPFLVLATQNPIENEGVYPLPEAQRDRFLFKLIVEYPGVEEEREIVYRMGAEPPVAQQIIDPAELVRLQKVATTVFVHHALVDYVVRLVVATRTPAEHGLSDIAGWVSYGASPRATLGIVAAARALALLRGRDYVLPQDVLDVAPDVLRHRLVLSYDAVADQVPMDHIISRVLATVPLPQVSARPAQQYTPA, encoded by the coding sequence GTGACCGCCCCGGATCCCGCTCCCACCAGCCCCGCCCACGAGGGCGAGCGCCTCGAGCGCGTCGTCCTGGAGATCAAGCGGGTGATCGTCGGGCAGGACCGGCTCGTCGAGCGGATGCTCGTCGGCCTGCTGGCCAAGGGCCACCTGCTGCTCGAGGGCGTGCCCGGCGTCGCGAAGACGCTCGCCGTGGAGACGGTGGCGAAGGTCGTCGGCGGGTCCTTCTCCCGCCTGCAGTTCACCCCCGACCTGGTGCCGGCCGACATCCTCGGCACCCGGATCTACCGGCAGGGTCGCGAGGAGTTCGACGTCGAGCTGGGCCCGGTCGTCGCCAACTTCGTGCTCGCCGACGAGATCAACCGCGCGCCCGCCAAGGTGCAGTCGGCGATGCTCGAGGTGATGGCCGAGCGGCACCTGTCGATCGGCGGTAAGACCTTCCCGATGCCCGACCCGTTCCTCGTGCTCGCCACGCAGAACCCGATCGAGAACGAGGGCGTGTACCCGCTGCCCGAGGCGCAGCGCGACCGCTTCCTGTTCAAGCTGATCGTCGAGTACCCGGGGGTCGAGGAGGAGCGCGAGATCGTCTACCGGATGGGCGCGGAGCCCCCGGTGGCGCAGCAGATCATCGACCCGGCCGAGCTGGTGCGCCTGCAGAAGGTCGCCACGACGGTCTTCGTGCACCACGCGCTCGTCGACTACGTCGTGCGGCTCGTCGTCGCCACCCGGACGCCTGCCGAGCACGGCCTGTCCGACATCGCGGGCTGGGTCTCCTACGGCGCGTCGCCGCGGGCCACGCTGGGCATCGTCGCCGCCGCGCGAGCGCTGGCGCTGCTGCGCGGCCGCGACTACGTGCTGCCGCAGGACGTCCTCGACGTCGCCCCCGACGTGCTGCGGCACCGGCTGGTCCTGTCCTACGACGCCGTCGCCGACCAGGTGCCGATGGACCACATCATCTCCCGGGTGCTCGCCACCGTGCCGCTGCCGCAGGTCAGCGCCCGGCCGGCGCAGCAGTACACGCCCGCGTGA
- a CDS encoding DUF58 domain-containing protein, whose protein sequence is MEASLRQLELSVRGRLDGLLQGNHLGLVPGPGSEPGEARGYQPGDDVRRMDWAVTARTTQPHVRETVADRELETWVVLDLSPSLDFGTASCEKRDLAIAALAAVTHLTRGGGNRIGVLAATGDSVVRIPARGGLAHARGMLRRVAEIPRTPEGTRGDLAAAVEQLRRPPRRRGLAVVISDFLGDTDWERALRALSTRHDLLAVEVLDPRELELPDVGTVVLADPETGRQREVTTTPLLCREFAAAAAAHREAVAATLRRCGAAHLTLRTDSDWIADVVRFALARKRAWSGGGR, encoded by the coding sequence ATGGAGGCGTCGCTGCGCCAGCTGGAGCTCTCGGTGCGCGGCCGGCTCGACGGGCTGCTCCAGGGCAACCACCTCGGGCTCGTGCCCGGCCCGGGCAGCGAGCCGGGGGAGGCGCGCGGCTACCAGCCCGGCGACGACGTGCGCCGCATGGACTGGGCCGTCACGGCCCGCACCACGCAGCCGCACGTGCGGGAGACCGTCGCCGACCGCGAGCTGGAGACCTGGGTCGTGCTCGACCTGTCGCCCAGCCTCGACTTCGGCACGGCCTCGTGCGAGAAGCGCGACCTGGCGATCGCCGCCCTCGCCGCCGTCACCCACCTGACCCGCGGCGGCGGCAACCGGATCGGCGTCCTGGCCGCCACCGGCGACTCCGTCGTCCGCATCCCGGCCCGCGGCGGCCTCGCGCACGCCCGCGGGATGCTGCGCCGGGTCGCGGAGATCCCGCGGACGCCCGAGGGCACCCGCGGCGACCTCGCCGCCGCGGTCGAGCAGCTGCGCCGCCCGCCCCGACGGCGCGGGCTGGCCGTCGTCATCTCCGACTTCCTCGGCGACACCGACTGGGAGCGCGCCCTGCGGGCGCTGTCGACCCGCCACGACCTGCTCGCCGTGGAGGTGCTCGACCCCCGCGAGCTGGAGCTGCCCGACGTCGGCACGGTGGTGCTGGCCGACCCGGAGACCGGGCGGCAGCGCGAGGTCACCACGACCCCGCTGCTGTGCCGGGAGTTCGCCGCGGCGGCGGCCGCGCACCGCGAGGCGGTGGCCGCCACCCTGCGCCGCTGCGGCGCCGCGCACCTCACGCTGCGCACCGACTCCGACTGGATCGCCGACGTCGTGCGGTTCGCGCTCGCCCGCAAGCGGGCCTGGTCCGGCGGGGGGCGGTAG
- a CDS encoding VWA domain-containing protein has protein sequence MSTLFSAPWWLLLLVVVAVLAAGYVVLLSRRRRDVVRFTNLELLDRVAPQRPGWYRHLPAVALITSLAVLTIALAGPQAEARVPRNRATVVLVIDVSLSMQATDVEPSRLAAAQSAAKDFADQLTPGVNLGLVAFAGTAAVLVSPTVERDPVKRAIDGLRLSESTATGEAIFAALQSVETFSQAIAGTGEEGPPPARIVLMSDGKQTVPDSASGAPEEEPRGSFTAARAAAEAGIPVSGISFGTRYGTIELEPGESTPVAVDDASMRTIAELSGGQFFTAASEEELRQVYSELGEQIGYEVRRVDTSRPWLAGGVLLLVVGVGAGLALGRRLP, from the coding sequence ATGTCCACCCTGTTCTCCGCGCCGTGGTGGCTGCTGCTGCTCGTCGTCGTCGCCGTGCTCGCGGCCGGGTACGTGGTGCTGCTGTCCCGGCGCCGGCGCGACGTCGTCCGGTTCACCAACCTGGAGCTGCTCGACCGCGTCGCCCCGCAGCGGCCCGGCTGGTACCGGCACCTCCCGGCCGTCGCCCTGATCACGTCGCTGGCCGTGCTGACGATCGCGCTCGCCGGCCCGCAGGCCGAGGCGCGCGTCCCGCGCAACCGCGCCACGGTCGTACTGGTCATCGACGTGTCGCTGTCGATGCAGGCCACCGACGTCGAGCCCAGCCGCCTCGCCGCCGCGCAGTCGGCGGCCAAGGACTTCGCCGACCAGCTGACGCCCGGGGTCAACCTGGGGCTCGTCGCGTTCGCGGGCACGGCCGCGGTACTGGTGTCGCCGACCGTCGAGCGCGACCCGGTGAAGCGGGCGATCGACGGCCTGCGCCTGTCGGAGTCGACCGCCACCGGTGAGGCGATCTTCGCGGCGCTGCAGTCGGTCGAGACGTTCTCCCAGGCCATCGCGGGCACGGGCGAGGAAGGCCCGCCGCCGGCCCGGATCGTCCTGATGAGCGACGGCAAGCAGACCGTGCCGGACTCGGCGTCCGGGGCGCCGGAGGAGGAGCCGCGCGGCTCGTTCACCGCGGCCCGCGCGGCCGCCGAGGCCGGCATCCCGGTCTCCGGCATCTCCTTCGGCACCCGCTACGGCACGATCGAGCTGGAGCCGGGGGAGTCGACGCCGGTGGCCGTCGACGACGCCTCGATGCGCACGATCGCGGAGCTCTCCGGCGGCCAGTTCTTCACCGCCGCGAGCGAGGAGGAGCTGCGGCAGGTCTACTCCGAGCTGGGCGAGCAGATCGGGTACGAGGTGCGCCGGGTCGACACGAGCCGGCCGTGGCTGGCGGGTGGGGTGCTGCTGCTCGTGGTGGGGGTCGGGGCCGGCCTGGCCCTGGGCCGGCGCCTGCCCTGA
- a CDS encoding winged helix-turn-helix transcriptional regulator, with protein MRTYGEACPVAHALDAVGDRWSLLVVRELRLGPRRYSDLAAALPGIGPSVLSQRLRDLVDAGVLEQRGTGYGLTAWGVGLEPVFRALAAWGMASPTPRTGPISTDSVLLGLRTFFARTPGWDAVVEIRAGREVYRVVVVDGELRELSRGAPAQVPDAVLTGDDLTALAAGTDALDHAVASGTLTVTGDAAAVRRLVTSTARPPSQ; from the coding sequence GTGCGCACCTACGGCGAGGCCTGTCCCGTCGCCCACGCCCTCGACGCCGTCGGTGACCGCTGGTCCCTGCTCGTCGTGCGCGAGCTGCGGCTGGGTCCCCGCCGCTACAGCGACCTCGCCGCCGCGCTGCCCGGGATCGGGCCGAGCGTGTTGTCGCAGCGGCTGCGCGACCTGGTGGACGCGGGGGTCCTGGAGCAGCGGGGCACCGGCTACGGCCTCACCGCATGGGGCGTGGGACTCGAACCGGTCTTCCGGGCGCTCGCGGCGTGGGGGATGGCGTCGCCCACGCCGCGCACGGGCCCGATCAGCACCGACTCGGTCCTGCTGGGCCTGCGCACCTTCTTCGCCCGCACCCCCGGCTGGGACGCCGTCGTGGAGATCCGGGCGGGGCGGGAGGTCTACCGCGTGGTCGTCGTCGACGGGGAGCTGCGGGAGCTGTCGCGCGGGGCACCGGCGCAGGTGCCGGACGCCGTCCTGACCGGCGACGACCTCACCGCGCTGGCCGCGGGCACCGACGCACTGGACCACGCGGTGGCGTCAGGGACGCTGACGGTCACCGGCGACGCGGCGGCGGTACGGCGACTGGTGACCTCGACGGCCCGCCCCCCGTCCCAGTAA
- a CDS encoding alpha/beta fold hydrolase, translated as MTITETRVATAGAELTVQAFGAPRDPAVLLVAGAASSMDWWEDAFCARLAEGGRYVVRYDQRDTGTSTSWPAGRPGYTGADLTADALGVLDGLGIAAAHVVGISMGGGIGQELALGHPGRVATLTLLSTTPVGPAPVGRPALPGMREDVARSFAEPQPEPDWSDAEAAVTAFVDGERLFHGTLPFDEGHVRELAARVVARSTDIAATMTNHWILDQDDARTAGVGAIGVPTLVLHGTQDPLFPFGHGEALAAEIPGARLVPLPGVGHQMPPPAVWDLVITEILAHTSR; from the coding sequence ATGACGATCACCGAGACGCGCGTCGCGACCGCCGGCGCCGAGCTGACCGTGCAGGCGTTCGGGGCGCCGCGGGACCCGGCCGTGCTGCTGGTCGCGGGCGCGGCGTCGTCGATGGACTGGTGGGAGGACGCGTTCTGCGCGCGGCTCGCCGAGGGCGGCCGGTACGTCGTGCGCTACGACCAGCGCGACACCGGCACCTCGACGTCGTGGCCGGCGGGCCGGCCGGGGTACACGGGCGCCGACCTCACCGCCGACGCCCTCGGGGTCCTCGACGGGCTGGGGATCGCCGCGGCGCACGTCGTCGGCATCTCGATGGGCGGGGGCATCGGCCAGGAGCTGGCGCTGGGCCACCCCGGCCGGGTCGCCACCCTCACCCTGCTCTCCACCACCCCCGTCGGGCCCGCCCCGGTCGGCCGACCCGCCCTCCCCGGCATGCGCGAGGACGTGGCGCGGTCCTTCGCCGAGCCGCAGCCCGAGCCGGACTGGTCCGACGCCGAGGCGGCCGTCACGGCGTTCGTCGACGGCGAGCGGCTCTTCCACGGCACCCTCCCCTTCGACGAGGGACACGTCCGGGAGCTCGCGGCGCGGGTCGTCGCCCGCTCCACCGACATCGCCGCGACGATGACCAACCACTGGATCCTCGACCAGGACGACGCCCGCACGGCCGGGGTCGGGGCGATCGGCGTGCCGACGCTCGTGCTGCACGGCACGCAGGACCCGCTGTTCCCGTTCGGGCACGGCGAGGCGCTGGCCGCGGAGATCCCCGGCGCCCGCCTGGTGCCGCTGCCGGGCGTCGGGCACCAGATGCCGCCGCCCGCGGTGTGGGACCTGGTGATCACGGAGATCCTGGCGCACACGTCCCGTTAG
- the fabG gene encoding 3-oxoacyl-ACP reductase FabG, which yields MGRTVLVTGGNRGIGLAIAQAFAAQGDQVAVTHRGPVDDLPGELFPVQCDVTDAAAVDAAFTAVEEELGPVEVLVSNAGITDDGLLMRMSEDSFTKVVDANLTAAYRVAKRATRAMLKARAGRMIFVSSVVGLTGSAGQVNYAASKSGLVGLARSVARELGSRGITANVVAPGFVDTDMTRALPDARRTEILGQVPLGRYASVEEVASVVTWLGSDGAGYVTGAVIPVDGGLGMGH from the coding sequence GTGGGAAGAACAGTGTTGGTGACCGGAGGCAACCGCGGGATCGGGCTGGCGATCGCCCAGGCCTTCGCCGCGCAGGGCGACCAGGTGGCGGTGACGCACCGCGGCCCGGTCGACGACCTGCCGGGGGAGCTGTTCCCGGTGCAGTGCGACGTCACCGACGCCGCCGCCGTCGACGCCGCGTTCACCGCGGTCGAGGAGGAGCTCGGGCCGGTGGAGGTCCTGGTGTCCAACGCCGGGATCACCGACGACGGCCTGCTCATGCGGATGAGCGAGGACTCCTTCACGAAGGTCGTCGACGCCAACCTGACCGCGGCCTACCGCGTCGCCAAGCGCGCCACCCGCGCCATGCTCAAGGCCCGCGCCGGTCGGATGATCTTCGTGTCCAGCGTGGTCGGACTGACCGGGTCGGCCGGCCAGGTCAACTACGCGGCGTCGAAGTCCGGGCTGGTCGGGCTGGCCCGCTCGGTGGCCCGCGAGCTGGGGTCGCGCGGGATCACCGCCAACGTCGTGGCGCCCGGGTTCGTCGACACCGACATGACCCGCGCCCTGCCCGACGCCCGCCGCACCGAGATCCTCGGGCAGGTGCCGCTGGGCCGGTACGCGAGCGTCGAGGAGGTGGCCTCGGTGGTCACCTGGCTGGGATCCGACGGTGCCGGATATGTGACCGGCGCCGTCATCCCGGTCGACGGCGGACTCGGAATGGGGCACTAG
- the fabI gene encoding enoyl-ACP reductase FabI translates to MGLLEGKKLLVTGVITDASLAFHAAKVAQEQGADVVLTGFGRMRLVERIAQRLPKPAPVVELDVSDQEQLDSLVDRLAEHTDRLDGVLHSIGFAPASCLGEGAFLKAPWEDVATTIQVSAYSFKSLAVAALPLMGPGGSIVGMDFDNRQAWPAYDWMGVAKSTLESVTRYLARDLGPQGIRVNLVAAGPVKTMAAKSIPGFAAFEDAWDGRAPLGWDVGDPVPVAKTVCAVLSDWLPVTTGSMVMADGGFHAIGV, encoded by the coding sequence ATGGGTCTTCTCGAGGGCAAGAAGCTGCTCGTCACCGGCGTGATCACCGACGCCTCGCTCGCGTTCCACGCCGCCAAGGTGGCGCAGGAGCAGGGCGCCGACGTCGTGCTCACCGGGTTCGGCCGGATGCGGCTGGTCGAGCGCATCGCGCAGCGCCTGCCGAAGCCCGCGCCGGTCGTCGAGCTCGACGTGAGCGACCAGGAGCAGCTGGACTCCCTGGTCGACCGGCTCGCCGAGCACACCGACCGCCTCGACGGCGTGCTGCACTCGATCGGTTTCGCCCCGGCCTCCTGCCTGGGCGAGGGTGCCTTCCTGAAGGCGCCGTGGGAGGACGTCGCCACGACGATCCAGGTGAGCGCGTACTCCTTCAAGTCCCTCGCCGTCGCCGCGCTGCCGCTGATGGGCCCGGGCGGCTCGATCGTCGGCATGGACTTCGACAACCGCCAGGCCTGGCCCGCGTACGACTGGATGGGCGTGGCGAAGTCGACGCTGGAGTCGGTCACCCGCTATCTCGCGCGCGACCTCGGCCCGCAGGGCATCCGCGTCAACCTCGTCGCCGCGGGCCCGGTCAAGACGATGGCCGCCAAGTCCATCCCCGGCTTCGCCGCGTTCGAGGACGCCTGGGACGGCCGCGCGCCGCTGGGCTGGGACGTCGGCGACCCGGTGCCGGTGGCGAAGACCGTCTGCGCGGTGCTGTCCGACTGGCTGCCCGTCACGACCGGCTCGATGGTCATGGCCGACGGCGGGTTCCACGCCATCGGGGTCTAG